One Alphaproteobacteria bacterium DNA window includes the following coding sequences:
- a CDS encoding ribonuclease HII — translation MTGLLFPIDDAPLKPSFEHESNLAQKHNALPIGTDEVGRGCLAGPVFAAAVFIPQLTLPTALLDTIRDSKKIPKAKLHDISQQIHEICIVSIAEASVREIEDINILHASLLAMKRACDSLHEKLKHNLPKENFCVIVDGIYLPQVSMPGQTLKQGDARSYSIASAAIVAKVERDKLMNKLAEEFSHYGWETNAGYGTKKHLDAIQAHGITQHHRKSFLKGQTQ, via the coding sequence ATGACCGGCCTTCTCTTTCCTATTGATGATGCCCCCCTCAAACCAAGCTTTGAGCATGAATCCAACCTTGCTCAAAAACACAATGCCTTACCAATAGGGACCGATGAAGTTGGCAGAGGATGTCTTGCAGGACCAGTTTTCGCAGCAGCTGTTTTCATCCCTCAATTAACACTCCCTACAGCCTTACTCGACACGATTCGCGATTCAAAAAAAATTCCAAAAGCAAAATTGCATGATATCTCACAACAAATACATGAAATCTGCATTGTATCAATTGCAGAAGCGTCTGTTCGCGAGATTGAAGACATCAATATTCTTCACGCCTCATTACTCGCGATGAAACGCGCTTGCGATTCTTTACACGAAAAGCTAAAACACAATCTTCCAAAAGAAAATTTCTGTGTCATCGTCGATGGCATTTATCTCCCGCAAGTATCAATGCCAGGTCAAACCCTTAAGCAGGGAGATGCAAGATCCTACTCAATTGCATCGGCTGCCATTGTGGCTAAAGTTGAACGCGACAAACTCATGAATAAGCTCGCAGAGGAATTTTCGCACTATGGTTGGGAAACAAATGCAGGTTACGGAACCAAAAAACATTTGGATGCAATTCAAGCCCATGGTATCACACAACACCATCGTAAAAGCTTTCTCAAGGGGCAAACACAATAA
- a CDS encoding acetyl-CoA carboxylase carboxyltransferase subunit beta, which yields MNWLTNFVKPKIKSLVTPSHEVPDNLWLKCNACEAMVFHRDLENNLNVCPQCGSHHRIGPEERLRLMFDNEKYTTVDIPDVTVDPLKFKDMKKYPDRLKEARQKTGHKDALLIAHGTIGGQNAVVAVFDFNFMGGSMGMAVGDGLLKAAELAVEKRAAFITVPASGGARMQEGILSLMQLPRSVVAVERVKKSGLPYIVLLTDPTTGGVSASFAMLGDIHIAEKGALIGFAGARVIENTIREKLPEGFQKAEYLEKHGMVDIVTDRKQLKSTLERIISLLMQPKKASAAA from the coding sequence ATGAATTGGCTAACAAATTTTGTAAAACCAAAAATCAAATCTCTCGTAACACCAAGTCACGAAGTCCCAGACAATCTATGGCTTAAGTGTAATGCTTGTGAAGCGATGGTCTTTCACCGCGACCTTGAAAACAACCTCAACGTATGCCCTCAATGTGGCTCACATCACAGAATTGGCCCTGAGGAAAGATTACGACTTATGTTTGACAATGAGAAATATACAACTGTGGATATTCCAGATGTAACGGTTGATCCTCTCAAATTCAAAGATATGAAAAAATACCCTGACAGACTCAAAGAAGCCCGTCAAAAAACAGGACATAAGGACGCATTACTGATTGCACATGGCACGATTGGGGGCCAAAACGCAGTTGTTGCTGTCTTTGACTTTAATTTCATGGGCGGCTCTATGGGAATGGCCGTGGGAGATGGTCTTTTGAAAGCAGCCGAGCTTGCCGTTGAAAAACGTGCAGCCTTCATTACTGTGCCAGCCTCAGGCGGTGCGCGAATGCAAGAGGGCATTTTATCGCTCATGCAACTCCCTCGTTCTGTTGTTGCCGTTGAACGTGTCAAAAAATCAGGTCTGCCTTATATTGTCCTTCTAACAGACCCAACAACAGGTGGTGTCAGCGCATCATTTGCAATGCTTGGAGATATTCACATTGCAGAAAAAGGAGCCCTCATTGGCTTTGCTGGTGCACGTGTTATTGAAAATACCATTCGCGAAAAACTACCTGAAGGATTCCAAAAAGCTGAATACCTAGAAAAACACGGAATGGTAGACATTGTCACCGACCGCAAACAACTCAAATCGACTCTTGAAAGAATCATATCACTTTTAATGCAACCCAAAAAAGCATCTGCTGCAGCTTAA
- the ftsZ gene encoding cell division protein FtsZ, with protein MIDLYMPEVPTELKPKILVIGVGGAGGNAVNNMIRSKLEGVEFAVANTDAQALAHSLAGKKLQIGATLTRGLGAGSRPDVGRAAAEEQLAELNEILDGCNMVFITAGMGGGTGTGAAPIIAQTAREKGILTVGVVTKPFHFEGAHRMRTAESGIEELQQFVDTLIIIPNQNLFLVANEKTTFADAFKMADDVLYSGVRGVTDLMIMPGLINLDFADIRSVMTEMGKAMMGTGESSSESRALDAAEAAISNPLLDEVSMKGARGLLINITGGLDMTLFEVDQAAKRIRDEVDPNANIIFGSTFDESMDGKMRVSVVATGIEQPNQMRSRFEVMTNLAGGKAQAYPGRGLGVGGIQQAASISAVTPKTAPLQDTTNKHNSAGQKADPQNQNEPHANTGLSYEMTEQSYEIDVRSKDGKGFLKKMTSFGKKIFQKEQYDNGDEIVSYQSEEIRLSDPQISAAETSFEDQENNAPHSSKQKQSTLKMANQMAQSRESSEEDLTIPAFLRRQVN; from the coding sequence ATGATCGATCTTTATATGCCTGAAGTCCCTACTGAATTAAAGCCAAAAATTCTTGTGATTGGCGTTGGTGGTGCTGGTGGTAATGCTGTCAATAATATGATCCGCTCAAAACTGGAAGGCGTTGAGTTTGCTGTTGCCAATACCGATGCACAGGCTCTTGCTCATTCACTCGCAGGCAAAAAATTACAAATCGGCGCAACGCTCACACGTGGCCTCGGCGCAGGATCGCGTCCTGATGTTGGGAGAGCCGCTGCTGAAGAACAACTTGCTGAGCTCAATGAGATTCTTGACGGTTGCAACATGGTCTTCATCACTGCTGGTATGGGCGGTGGAACAGGTACAGGAGCAGCGCCTATCATTGCTCAAACAGCTCGCGAAAAAGGCATTCTAACCGTTGGCGTTGTCACAAAACCTTTCCATTTTGAAGGCGCGCACAGAATGCGCACCGCTGAATCAGGGATCGAAGAGCTTCAACAGTTTGTTGACACACTGATCATCATTCCAAACCAAAATCTTTTCCTCGTTGCCAATGAGAAAACAACTTTTGCCGATGCCTTTAAAATGGCAGATGACGTATTGTACTCTGGCGTTAGAGGTGTTACCGATCTGATGATCATGCCTGGCCTGATCAACCTTGACTTTGCGGATATTCGTTCTGTGATGACAGAGATGGGTAAAGCGATGATGGGTACGGGCGAATCTTCTAGCGAATCTCGTGCACTTGACGCAGCTGAGGCAGCTATTTCTAATCCATTGCTTGATGAAGTCTCAATGAAAGGCGCGAGAGGCCTGCTGATTAACATCACTGGCGGCCTAGACATGACTCTGTTTGAAGTTGATCAAGCAGCAAAACGCATTCGTGATGAAGTTGATCCAAATGCAAACATCATCTTTGGTTCAACCTTCGATGAATCGATGGATGGCAAAATGCGCGTTTCTGTTGTGGCAACCGGTATTGAACAACCAAATCAAATGAGAAGTCGTTTTGAAGTCATGACCAATCTTGCAGGCGGCAAAGCACAAGCCTACCCTGGACGCGGCCTAGGCGTTGGGGGCATTCAACAGGCAGCCTCTATCTCTGCTGTAACGCCAAAGACAGCACCTCTTCAAGACACAACAAACAAACACAATAGTGCGGGTCAAAAAGCAGATCCTCAAAACCAGAATGAACCACATGCAAATACTGGCCTCAGCTATGAGATGACTGAACAATCTTATGAAATTGATGTCAGAAGCAAAGATGGAAAAGGCTTCTTGAAGAAAATGACCTCATTCGGGAAAAAGATTTTCCAAAAGGAACAGTATGACAATGGAGATGAGATCGTGAGCTATCAATCTGAAGAAATTCGACTTTCTGATCCGCAGATTAGTGCTGCTGAGACATCATTTGAAGATCAAGAAAATAATGCTCCTCACAGCTCAAAGCAAAAGCAATCAACCTTAAAGATGGCAAATCAAATGGCTCAATCGAGAGAATCATCTGAAGAGGACCTCACCATCCCTGCTTTCTTGCGTCGCCAAGTGAATTAA
- a CDS encoding Ppx/GppA family phosphatase, whose translation MSRVQKLAVIDIGSNSVRLGIFDVENRSYIPLFSEKALCGLGKGFSKKGELNPSAKEAVMMQLHRFVKVIQHVGVDSVQAVATAAMREAVDGKEFASEIERDTGFKVRILTEREEAYYSALGVRSGLHSVKGIVADLGGVSLEMIYLDPDEIDFINSILAGGLKCQDIDEAGEDLDDYLKKIFKVLEDEPRLQEKGDLYLVGGGFRTIGKAYIDHIKYEPRNVHHFSVPRDEMKDFVKRVIRQHENGYRRDDFEIEYPSISGKRAALLPYYGKALLALLHHCKAETVLFSSYGLKEGIFFETLSEDEQKKDPLFLCCDMLAKSQARFQQAPDYVTWLSDIMSLIPQRYERLLKASATLIDLAWMDHSEARGKIAFWRIAYLSLPGASHHERLFIAMTLFVRYTGDFNKFEHKDFLKEFNKEELFVILLFGRALRLASSLSIGDASLLDEVDLSWDEEKKTLSLMTRSSDHTNFDALYGESVQKRFKSLQKTLIEG comes from the coding sequence ATGAGTAGAGTTCAGAAATTAGCGGTTATTGATATTGGATCGAACTCAGTGCGGCTCGGGATTTTTGATGTTGAAAACAGAAGTTATATTCCTTTATTCAGTGAAAAGGCGCTGTGTGGTCTCGGGAAGGGCTTTTCCAAAAAAGGTGAATTGAATCCGTCAGCCAAAGAAGCAGTTATGATGCAACTTCACCGTTTTGTGAAAGTGATTCAGCATGTTGGTGTTGACTCGGTGCAAGCTGTTGCGACCGCCGCGATGAGAGAAGCTGTTGATGGGAAAGAGTTTGCCTCTGAGATTGAACGAGACACAGGCTTTAAGGTGAGAATTCTCACAGAAAGGGAAGAGGCATACTACTCTGCGCTTGGCGTCAGATCAGGACTTCATTCTGTTAAAGGTATTGTCGCTGATTTGGGGGGTGTTTCGCTTGAAATGATTTATCTTGATCCAGATGAAATTGATTTCATCAATTCAATCTTGGCTGGGGGTTTGAAATGTCAGGACATCGATGAAGCAGGAGAAGATCTCGATGATTACTTGAAGAAAATATTCAAAGTGCTAGAAGATGAACCGAGGCTGCAAGAAAAGGGAGATCTCTATCTCGTGGGGGGTGGATTCAGGACAATCGGAAAGGCTTACATTGATCATATCAAGTATGAGCCAAGAAACGTTCATCATTTTTCTGTCCCACGCGATGAGATGAAGGATTTTGTCAAAAGAGTGATCAGGCAGCATGAGAATGGCTATCGCCGTGATGACTTTGAGATAGAATATCCGAGCATTTCAGGTAAAAGAGCAGCGCTCTTGCCCTATTATGGCAAGGCGCTTTTGGCTCTTTTGCATCATTGTAAGGCGGAAACGGTTCTCTTCTCTTCTTATGGGCTCAAAGAAGGCATTTTCTTTGAAACGCTTAGTGAGGATGAGCAAAAGAAAGATCCATTGTTTTTATGCTGTGATATGCTTGCCAAAAGTCAAGCCCGTTTTCAGCAAGCGCCTGATTATGTGACGTGGCTTTCTGATATTATGAGTTTGATTCCTCAGCGTTATGAACGTCTTTTAAAAGCGAGTGCGACGTTAATTGATCTTGCCTGGATGGATCATTCAGAAGCGCGCGGGAAAATTGCCTTTTGGCGAATTGCCTATTTGTCATTGCCAGGTGCATCGCATCATGAAAGACTCTTTATCGCCATGACTTTGTTTGTGCGTTACACAGGTGATTTTAATAAATTCGAGCATAAGGATTTTCTGAAGGAATTTAACAAGGAAGAGCTTTTTGTGATTTTACTCTTCGGCAGAGCTCTCAGACTTGCTTCCAGCCTTTCAATAGGTGATGCATCTCTGCTTGATGAAGTTGATCTCTCGTGGGATGAAGAGAAAAAGACCCTGTCGTTGATGACAAGGTCTTCAGATCATACCAATTTTGATGCTCTTTATGGCGAAAGCGTTCAGAAGCGATTCAAGTCTCTGCAAAAGACGCTTATTGAGGGGTAG